In one Pseudomonas sp. Bout1 genomic region, the following are encoded:
- a CDS encoding carboxymuconolactone decarboxylase family protein, translating to MSRVPMLTLQTAPEAAKPFLENALKGSGFIPNLLAVLANAPAALETYITVSGLNAKADLSLADREVVQLIAATNHGCDFCVAGHTAVARNKAKLPEDVIDALRQRGELPNARYETLAAFTREVIATRGDVSDAGYTAFREAGYTDGHALEVILGVSLATLCNFANVFARTPLNPELAQYRWEKPAS from the coding sequence ATGTCCCGCGTACCGATGCTAACCCTGCAAACCGCGCCTGAAGCGGCCAAGCCCTTTCTGGAAAATGCCCTGAAGGGTTCCGGGTTCATCCCCAACCTGTTGGCGGTGCTGGCCAATGCTCCGGCGGCACTGGAAACCTACATTACGGTGTCTGGCCTGAACGCCAAGGCTGACCTGAGCCTGGCCGACCGCGAAGTGGTGCAATTGATTGCGGCCACCAACCACGGTTGCGATTTCTGCGTCGCCGGGCACACTGCCGTAGCGCGCAACAAGGCCAAGCTGCCGGAAGACGTAATCGACGCCCTGCGCCAGCGCGGTGAATTGCCCAACGCGCGGTATGAGACACTCGCCGCGTTCACGCGCGAAGTGATCGCCACCCGGGGGGATGTCAGCGACGCCGGCTACACCGCGTTCCGAGAGGCCGGCTACACCGACGGTCACGCGCTGGAGGTTATCCTGGGCGTGAGCCTGGCCACCCTGTGCAACTTCGCCAACGTGTTTGCCCGCACCCCGTTGAACCCGGAGCTGGCGCAATACCGTTGGGAAAAACCGGCAAGCTGA
- a CDS encoding LysR family transcriptional regulator, producing MDRFNAMRVFVRIVELGGFAKAADSLQLPRASVTILIKQLEAHLGVQLLQRTTRQVSPTLDGSAYYQRCVRLLADLEETEAVFSTSRRNPRGTLRIDMPSGIGRFLVIPALPEFTMRYPQIDLEIGLNDRPVDLIREGVDCVLRGGLALDESLVARPLALMDQVTCASPGYLQQFGMPSTLDDLAGHQVVEYFSSTSGKRYGLEFQIGKDIRLVDLPKQVAVNSADGYLAACEAGYGLVQTPYYHAVRQLDAGTLVEVLADLRPPGLPLTALYPPHRQLSQRVRVFVDWLVELCARPGNGLQRQP from the coding sequence GTGGACCGTTTTAACGCCATGCGTGTGTTCGTGCGGATCGTCGAACTGGGCGGTTTTGCCAAAGCGGCCGACAGCCTGCAACTGCCGCGTGCCTCGGTAACGATCCTGATCAAGCAGTTGGAGGCGCACCTGGGCGTGCAGTTGTTACAGCGCACCACGCGCCAGGTCAGCCCGACCCTGGACGGTTCGGCCTACTATCAGCGCTGCGTGAGACTGTTGGCCGACCTTGAAGAAACCGAGGCGGTGTTCTCCACCAGCCGACGCAACCCGCGCGGCACGTTGCGTATTGATATGCCGTCGGGCATCGGGCGTTTCCTGGTGATCCCGGCGCTGCCTGAGTTCACCATGCGCTACCCGCAGATCGACCTGGAAATCGGCCTCAACGACCGCCCGGTGGACCTGATCCGTGAAGGTGTGGATTGCGTGTTGCGCGGTGGCCTGGCGCTGGACGAGTCACTGGTGGCCAGGCCGCTGGCGTTGATGGATCAGGTGACCTGCGCCAGCCCCGGTTACCTGCAGCAGTTCGGCATGCCGTCGACGCTGGATGACCTGGCCGGCCATCAAGTGGTCGAATATTTCTCCAGCACCAGCGGTAAACGGTATGGCCTGGAATTCCAGATCGGCAAGGACATACGGTTGGTCGACCTGCCCAAGCAAGTGGCGGTCAATAGCGCGGACGGTTACCTGGCGGCCTGTGAAGCGGGTTATGGGTTGGTGCAAACGCCTTACTACCACGCTGTTCGCCAACTGGACGCGGGAACACTGGTGGAGGTGCTGGCAGACCTGCGACCGCCCGGGTTGCCACTGACCGCGCTGTACCCGCCACACCGCCAGCTGTCGCAACGGGTGCGGGTATTTGTCGATTGGCTGGTGGAGCTTTGCGCCCGGCCGGGCAACGGGTTGCAGCGTCAGCCCTGA
- a CDS encoding AraC family transcriptional regulator: MNSSSSLVDWLLDSLELNTSLFHVGRYCGDWRASTHGLASASFHLVVQGQCWLHIDDDPSPHALNNGDAVFLLRDLAYRLSGDATAAGAQECPRKPMLPLDNQANDGVGLVCGFFRFQSGLSAMIVDTLPAWIILRAGDPSLNAARNLFELILQECERTPAPSPALLERLCHLLFLYVLRQQVLDNADLGGLAALARQPAFANLLEQLIAHPADPWTLQSMAACTGLSRSAFFKRFNELCGQSPGQVLLMMRVRHACQLFKQDQTVAEVSLAVGYQSVAAFTRAFHKVTGFQPGAYRKAQG, encoded by the coding sequence ATGAATTCGTCCAGTTCCCTTGTCGATTGGTTATTAGATAGCCTCGAACTCAACACCAGCCTGTTCCACGTCGGGCGGTATTGTGGCGACTGGCGCGCCAGCACCCACGGGTTGGCCAGCGCGAGTTTCCATCTGGTGGTGCAGGGGCAATGCTGGCTGCACATTGACGACGATCCATCACCCCATGCACTGAACAATGGCGATGCGGTGTTCCTGCTGCGCGACCTGGCCTATCGCCTGTCCGGCGACGCCACCGCCGCCGGCGCCCAGGAATGCCCGCGCAAGCCGATGCTGCCCCTGGACAACCAGGCGAATGACGGCGTGGGCCTGGTATGCGGGTTCTTTCGTTTCCAGTCCGGGCTGTCGGCGATGATTGTCGACACCCTGCCCGCCTGGATCATTCTGCGAGCCGGCGACCCTTCGCTGAACGCTGCGCGCAACCTGTTCGAATTGATCCTGCAGGAGTGCGAGCGCACACCGGCGCCCTCGCCCGCGCTGCTGGAGCGCCTGTGCCATTTGCTGTTTCTGTATGTGCTGCGCCAGCAGGTGCTGGACAACGCCGACCTCGGCGGCCTCGCAGCGCTGGCTCGGCAACCGGCATTTGCCAACCTGCTGGAACAACTGATCGCACACCCGGCAGATCCCTGGACCCTGCAAAGCATGGCCGCCTGCACCGGCTTGTCGCGTTCGGCGTTCTTCAAGCGCTTTAATGAACTGTGCGGCCAGTCGCCAGGGCAAGTGCTGCTGATGATGCGCGTGCGCCACGCCTGCCAATTGTTCAAGCAAGACCAGACGGTAGCGGAGGTATCCCTCGCCGTGGGGTATCAATCGGTGGCGGCGTTTACCCGGGCGTTCCATAAAGTCACCGGCTTTCAGCCCGGTGCCTATCGCAAGGCTCAGGGCTGA
- a CDS encoding methyl-accepting chemotaxis protein has translation MPSLRSIQARYTVFLVLFVLLLFVLTVVGIGQLVAPTLRHTEEQVVLNRIAEVAGQIQGELNKVQAQQRSITQTIPLLDSDAIDKVLPGLVDQYGELKVFGGGIWPLPNQRTPGRNKHSTFWHRDASGKLAVNTFWNSDAAPNYYDQSWYKGGLASPRGQCAWAAAYKDDASQEPRTNCAMAIQRDGAAYGVATIDVTLGFFNDLVASKEKDLGGQMLIVEGDGKIISNSTRISGPIVLKNISELAGTSAFAAQVSAGLAHRDQSLQRSEFDNQGVASTFFMRPIEGTPWFLATALPTSLITAQRDDVLGTLAMLQIPMILLLVLLQVYAIRQLVHRMTALKTNIDALSNGDADLTRRITIRAEDELGAIGHSVNRFIVYLQNMIGEVTLATGAMSSSLAQLQQTSAQTNQILVRHASETDQTVTAITEMSSTADTVAENAAETAAFTQRANEHADRSRVVVGEASRSVSALIGEVSSATHTVENMRQDAARITETLGVIGAIAGQTNLLALNAAIEAARAGEQGRGFAVVADEVRALAARTQASTSQINEMLARLTTGVSSSVTAMEATQASCQSAADATARVNTGLDEMAGSVSHINNLSTQIATAAEQQSAVTEEINRSMVHIRHMVEELVQSGHATEHNTQSLLDANGRVIALMGRFKVR, from the coding sequence ATGCCCTCATTGCGCTCTATCCAAGCCCGTTACACCGTGTTTCTGGTGCTGTTCGTCCTGTTGTTATTCGTCTTGACGGTCGTGGGCATCGGACAGTTGGTGGCGCCCACACTGCGCCATACCGAGGAGCAGGTGGTGCTCAATCGCATTGCCGAAGTCGCCGGGCAGATCCAGGGCGAACTGAACAAGGTGCAGGCCCAGCAACGCAGCATCACCCAAACCATTCCCCTGCTCGACAGCGACGCCATCGACAAGGTGCTGCCAGGCCTGGTGGACCAGTACGGCGAACTGAAAGTGTTCGGCGGCGGCATCTGGCCGCTGCCCAACCAGCGCACACCGGGGCGTAACAAGCACAGCACCTTCTGGCACCGCGATGCCTCGGGCAAGCTGGCAGTGAATACCTTCTGGAACAGTGACGCAGCCCCCAACTACTACGACCAGAGCTGGTACAAGGGCGGCCTCGCCTCGCCCCGCGGCCAATGCGCCTGGGCCGCCGCCTACAAGGACGACGCCAGCCAGGAGCCACGCACCAACTGCGCCATGGCGATCCAGCGCGACGGCGCGGCCTACGGCGTCGCCACCATCGACGTGACCCTGGGTTTCTTCAACGACCTGGTGGCCAGCAAGGAAAAAGACCTTGGCGGGCAAATGCTGATCGTCGAAGGCGACGGCAAGATCATCAGCAACAGCACCCGCATCAGCGGCCCGATTGTGTTGAAGAACATCAGCGAGCTGGCCGGCACGTCGGCCTTTGCCGCCCAGGTCAGCGCCGGGCTGGCCCATCGCGACCAAAGCCTGCAACGCAGTGAGTTCGACAACCAGGGCGTGGCCAGCACCTTCTTCATGCGCCCGATCGAAGGCACGCCGTGGTTCCTCGCGACCGCGCTGCCGACCTCGCTGATCACCGCCCAGCGCGATGACGTGCTCGGCACGCTGGCGATGCTGCAAATCCCGATGATTTTGCTGTTGGTGCTGTTGCAGGTGTATGCCATCCGCCAGTTGGTACACCGGATGACCGCGCTGAAGACCAATATCGACGCGCTGTCCAACGGCGACGCCGACCTGACCCGGCGCATCACCATCCGCGCCGAGGATGAGCTGGGCGCGATTGGCCATTCAGTCAACCGCTTTATCGTCTACCTGCAAAACATGATCGGTGAAGTGACCCTGGCCACCGGCGCCATGTCGTCAAGCCTGGCACAGTTGCAGCAAACATCGGCCCAGACCAACCAGATTCTGGTGCGCCACGCCTCGGAAACCGACCAGACCGTAACCGCCATCACCGAGATGAGTTCCACCGCCGACACCGTCGCGGAAAACGCCGCCGAAACCGCCGCGTTCACCCAGCGTGCCAACGAGCACGCTGACCGTTCGCGAGTGGTGGTGGGCGAAGCTTCCCGCAGCGTCAGCGCGTTGATCGGTGAAGTCTCCAGCGCCACCCACACCGTGGAAAACATGCGCCAGGACGCCGCGCGCATCACCGAAACCCTCGGGGTGATCGGTGCCATCGCCGGCCAGACCAACCTGCTGGCGCTCAATGCGGCCATCGAAGCCGCCCGGGCCGGCGAACAGGGTCGGGGTTTTGCGGTGGTGGCCGACGAAGTGCGCGCCCTCGCCGCCCGTACTCAGGCCAGCACCTCGCAGATCAACGAAATGCTCGCGCGACTGACCACCGGCGTGAGTTCCTCGGTGACGGCCATGGAAGCCACTCAAGCCAGTTGCCAGTCTGCGGCCGATGCCACGGCCCGGGTGAACACCGGGTTGGACGAAATGGCCGGCTCCGTCAGCCACATCAACAACCTCAGCACCCAGATCGCCACCGCCGCCGAACAGCAAAGCGCAGTGACCGAGGAAATCAACCGCAGCATGGTGCACATCCGTCACATGGTCGAAGAGCTGGTGCAAAGCGGCCACGCCACAGAACACAACACCCAGAGCCTGCTGGATGCGAATGGCCGGGTAATTGCTTTGATGGGCCGCTTCAAGGTGCGTTGA
- a CDS encoding aldo/keto reductase, with the protein MHTRQLGKNGPQVSAIGLGCMGMTDFYTTGTDTAEAINTLHRALELGINLLDTADMYGPHTNEELIGKAIVGKRDQVFLASKFGIVRDPSNPTIRGVNGRPEYIRASIDGTLQRLGVETLDLYYQHRIDPDVAIEETVGAMAELVKQGKVRYLGLSEASAATLERAHKVHPISALQSEYSLWSRDQEDNGCLAACQRLGIAFVPYSPLGRGFLTGALKSPDDFAADDYRRSSPRFQGENFAKNLLLVEQVQALAADKGVTAGQLALAWVLAQGDYLIPIPGTKQRKYLEENVAALEVKLSPAELATLEAIFPANATAGLRYPEAVMQMLDK; encoded by the coding sequence ATGCACACACGTCAACTCGGCAAAAACGGCCCCCAGGTTTCCGCCATCGGCCTCGGCTGCATGGGCATGACCGATTTCTACACCACCGGCACCGACACCGCTGAAGCGATCAATACCCTGCACCGTGCCCTGGAGCTGGGGATCAACCTGCTGGACACCGCCGACATGTACGGCCCCCACACCAACGAAGAGCTGATCGGCAAAGCCATCGTTGGCAAGCGCGACCAGGTCTTTCTTGCCAGTAAATTCGGCATCGTGCGTGACCCGTCAAACCCGACGATACGCGGGGTAAATGGCCGGCCGGAGTACATCCGCGCGTCCATCGACGGCACGTTGCAGCGGCTCGGCGTGGAAACTCTGGACCTGTATTACCAGCACCGTATCGACCCTGACGTAGCAATCGAAGAAACCGTTGGCGCCATGGCCGAGTTGGTCAAGCAAGGCAAGGTGCGTTACTTGGGCTTGAGTGAAGCGTCGGCCGCCACGCTGGAGCGCGCGCACAAGGTGCATCCGATCAGCGCCCTGCAAAGCGAGTACTCGCTATGGAGCCGCGACCAGGAAGACAACGGCTGCCTCGCGGCCTGCCAGCGCCTGGGCATTGCATTTGTGCCTTACAGCCCGCTGGGCCGGGGCTTCCTGACCGGCGCACTGAAAAGCCCGGACGATTTCGCGGCGGATGACTACCGCCGGTCCAGCCCGCGCTTTCAGGGTGAGAACTTTGCAAAGAACCTGTTGCTGGTGGAACAGGTGCAGGCACTGGCCGCCGACAAGGGCGTGACGGCTGGGCAGTTGGCGTTGGCGTGGGTGTTGGCGCAAGGCGATTACTTGATCCCGATTCCGGGGACCAAGCAACGCAAGTACCTGGAAGAGAACGTCGCGGCACTCGAGGTCAAGTTAAGCCCGGCCGAGTTGGCGACGCTGGAGGCGATCTTCCCGGCCAATGCGACGGCAGGCCTGCGTTATCCGGAAGCTGTTATGCAGATGCTGGATAAATAG
- a CDS encoding acyl-CoA dehydrogenase family protein produces the protein MLDPILSRWLDVQAQALDVGSCDPQEVLPRLAEANVLRIGVPKDLGGLGGDVTGAVEAIADVASHSLASAFVCWGQRSFIEYLLQSPNQRLREQLLPDLLNGKLAGATGLSNAMKFLSGIESLQISAEPTDDGWNLNGRLHWVTNLRKNGFVVAAAIEHVAGDAPFILAIPDSVSGLQRSRDLELLGLQSSNTAALGFEAVELSRDWLLHEDARKFLPAVRPAFLGLQCGMSIGLARRSLAEVANHLGSSRTVLREELEVLRMSLEQAVNDLKKGLLSGRFGTEPVPLFRLRIALAEIAASAVQLELQASGGKAYLTAHGSGFARRWRESAFVPIVTPSLVQLRTELNRQANL, from the coding sequence ATGCTTGACCCAATCTTGAGCCGCTGGCTCGATGTTCAAGCGCAGGCCCTGGATGTGGGCAGTTGCGATCCACAGGAAGTGCTGCCACGGCTGGCAGAGGCCAATGTATTACGTATCGGTGTGCCCAAGGACCTCGGTGGCCTGGGCGGCGATGTGACCGGTGCGGTGGAAGCCATCGCTGACGTGGCCAGCCATTCCCTGGCCTCGGCGTTTGTGTGCTGGGGCCAACGTTCGTTTATCGAGTACCTGTTGCAAAGCCCCAACCAGCGTTTGCGCGAACAACTGCTGCCGGACTTGCTGAATGGCAAGCTGGCCGGAGCGACTGGGCTGTCCAATGCGATGAAGTTTTTGTCGGGGATCGAGTCGCTGCAAATCAGCGCCGAGCCGACCGATGACGGCTGGAACCTCAATGGCCGCCTGCACTGGGTGACCAACCTGCGCAAGAACGGGTTTGTGGTGGCAGCCGCCATCGAGCATGTCGCGGGCGACGCGCCGTTTATTTTGGCGATTCCCGACTCTGTGAGCGGCCTGCAACGTTCCCGTGACCTGGAGCTGTTGGGCCTGCAATCGAGCAACACCGCGGCCCTGGGCTTTGAAGCGGTGGAACTGAGCCGCGACTGGCTGCTGCATGAGGATGCGCGCAAGTTCCTGCCGGCCGTACGTCCGGCGTTTCTCGGTTTGCAGTGCGGCATGTCCATCGGCCTCGCCCGGCGTTCGCTGGCCGAGGTGGCCAACCACCTGGGCTCCAGCCGCACCGTGTTACGTGAAGAGTTGGAAGTGTTGCGTATGTCGCTTGAACAGGCGGTGAACGACCTCAAGAAAGGCCTGCTGTCCGGGCGCTTCGGCACCGAACCGGTGCCGCTGTTTCGCTTGCGCATCGCACTGGCGGAAATCGCCGCCAGCGCGGTGCAGCTTGAACTGCAAGCGAGCGGCGGCAAGGCTTACCTGACCGCCCATGGCAGCGGCTTTGCGCGGCGCTGGCGCGAGTCGGCGTTTGTGCCCATCGTCACGCCGAGCCTGGTGCAGTTGCGCACCGAGCTGAACCGTCAGGCCAATCTATGA